One genomic segment of [Phormidium] sp. ETS-05 includes these proteins:
- the trpD gene encoding anthranilate phosphoribosyltransferase: protein MTSSPVETKTAGDWPGLLQQLLAGQSLTQEQAALLMRGWLHEEIPPVLSGAILAALQAKGVAANELAGMAKVLQSAVQVSAAASLTTPLPPVTPLIDTCGTGGDGASTFNISTAVAFVAAAAGVPVAKHGNRSASSKVGSADVLEALGVNLNPPLEKAIGALSEVGITFLFAPGWHPAMKAVAPLRRTLKVRTVFNLLGPLVNPLRPTGQVVGVWAPGLLEAIALAAGELGTDKAIVLHGREKLDEAGLADITDLAILQDGRVELTTLDPTTLGLNTAPTSALRGGDVAENSRILREVLQGKCSPAQRDVVALNTALALQVAGVIPLGAHTQGIARAQEILASGAAWSKLEQLVQFLNGN, encoded by the coding sequence ATGACCTCATCCCCTGTAGAAACAAAAACCGCTGGTGATTGGCCAGGATTGCTCCAACAGTTGCTCGCAGGGCAATCTCTCACCCAAGAACAAGCGGCCCTGCTGATGCGCGGATGGCTCCATGAGGAAATCCCGCCGGTGCTATCCGGTGCTATTTTAGCAGCCCTGCAAGCCAAAGGAGTCGCTGCTAACGAATTGGCGGGGATGGCGAAGGTGCTACAGTCTGCAGTCCAGGTGTCCGCCGCTGCCTCTCTCACAACCCCACTACCACCGGTGACGCCTTTGATTGACACCTGCGGCACTGGGGGAGATGGGGCCTCGACTTTTAATATTTCCACGGCGGTGGCGTTTGTGGCGGCGGCGGCGGGGGTGCCAGTGGCGAAGCATGGCAACCGATCGGCTTCGAGCAAGGTGGGTTCGGCGGATGTGCTGGAAGCCTTGGGCGTGAATCTGAATCCACCTTTAGAAAAGGCGATCGGGGCATTGTCAGAAGTGGGAATTACCTTTCTGTTTGCCCCAGGATGGCATCCGGCGATGAAAGCAGTAGCACCTTTGCGGCGGACTTTGAAGGTGCGTACAGTGTTTAACTTACTCGGTCCGCTAGTGAATCCCCTCCGCCCCACGGGACAGGTGGTGGGGGTTTGGGCTCCGGGTTTGTTAGAGGCGATCGCCCTCGCGGCGGGTGAACTAGGCACCGACAAGGCGATCGTCCTCCACGGACGCGAAAAACTCGATGAAGCGGGATTAGCGGACATCACCGACTTAGCCATCCTCCAAGATGGTCGTGTAGAGCTGACCACCTTGGACCCCACCACCCTCGGTCTCAACACCGCCCCCACCAGCGCCCTGCGCGGCGGCGATGTGGCGGAAAATAGTCGCATCCTCCGCGAAGTCCTCCAAGGCAAATGTTCCCCCGCCCAGCGGGATGTTGTAGCTCTCAATACCGCTTTAGCTTTACAAGTAGCTGGGGTCATCCCCTTGGGCGCCCACACCCAAGGCATTGCCCGCGCCCAGGAAATCCTAGCAAGTGGTGCCGCTTGGTCAAAGTTAGAGCAGTTAGTCCAGTTTTTAAACGGCAATTAG
- a CDS encoding TIGR02281 family clan AA aspartic protease: MKKPINAIILIACTALITPATAQEREGCFLVDSKGTLINLRHLCPDNSQEVDIQGIAEGGVFEVPIKRKEAGIAVVDVTFNENKTYEMLFDTGASGILITSKAAEELGVRIFDTATSTIASGEEMEVGIGTVSSVKVGNLILGETPVAIAPATADEGLKGMGLLGQTVYGDYDVTIKENVIQFKPRS, from the coding sequence ATGAAAAAACCTATTAACGCCATTATCTTAATTGCCTGCACCGCATTGATTACACCCGCCACAGCTCAAGAACGGGAGGGGTGCTTTTTAGTAGATTCCAAGGGCACGCTTATCAACCTACGTCACCTGTGCCCCGATAACAGCCAAGAAGTTGATATCCAAGGCATAGCAGAAGGGGGCGTGTTTGAAGTCCCCATCAAACGGAAGGAAGCAGGAATTGCCGTGGTAGATGTCACATTTAATGAGAATAAAACGTATGAAATGCTTTTTGATACGGGCGCTAGCGGGATTTTAATTACATCTAAAGCAGCAGAGGAACTGGGCGTAAGGATTTTTGATACGGCCACTTCCACGATCGCCAGTGGCGAGGAAATGGAAGTGGGTATTGGCACTGTCAGTTCGGTGAAAGTAGGGAATCTCATCCTGGGTGAAACACCAGTGGCTATTGCTCCGGCCACTGCTGATGAAGGACTCAAAGGCATGGGACTATTGGGACAGACTGTTTATGGCGATTATGACGTGACCATCAAAGAAAATGTGATCCAATTTAAACCCAGAAGCTAA